From Synechococcus sp. A10-1-5-1, a single genomic window includes:
- a CDS encoding DUF3122 domain-containing protein produces the protein MAFGSLLRVALSLLIGGVLALGLGQPANAQVHLHPDENGTEIVRSLESLRDLDYQSWQAVAYRSGPPGGPVTLRIVGYPGRVRLDHPTSLIVHSGRGTWELEDITTANPKLAVDGRDAAAEFDLNPLLADLHQNRPLRLELPGVFVELPVPPFVVGEWRSLPSWRDAG, from the coding sequence ATGGCGTTCGGCTCCCTTCTTCGTGTTGCGCTCTCGCTGCTGATCGGCGGCGTTCTCGCCTTGGGCCTGGGCCAACCCGCCAACGCCCAGGTGCACCTGCACCCCGATGAGAACGGCACCGAGATCGTCCGCAGCCTTGAGAGCCTGCGGGATCTCGACTACCAGAGCTGGCAAGCCGTGGCCTACAGGTCCGGCCCCCCCGGCGGCCCCGTGACCCTGCGGATCGTTGGTTACCCCGGCCGGGTCCGCCTGGATCACCCCACCTCCTTGATCGTGCACTCCGGCAGGGGCACCTGGGAGCTCGAGGACATCACCACCGCCAATCCCAAGCTGGCCGTCGATGGCCGTGATGCCGCGGCCGAGTTTGACCTCAATCCGCTGCTGGCCGACCTGCACCAGAACCGGCCCCTGCGTTTGGAGCTCCCCGGGGTGTTTGTGGAGCTTCCCGTCCCTCCCTTTGTGGTCGGTGAATGGCGCAGCCTGCCGAGCTGGCGCGACGCCGGATGA
- a CDS encoding GH116 family glycosyl hydrolase, with protein sequence MARLGLSALKSLLRRAGLSRSKRPPTWQPPAASWSRPFGQGWETPYTVRYASNLDDGPNHGMPLGGFGAGCIGRAPDGNFNLWHLDGGEHWFGVLPDCQFSLFEDNGSSSRAHALAVKPSRDDSRPESSAPLQSWDWYPASTETTHTGTYSARYPLSWTQYQGVFDAEVSCEAFSPILPGNYQQTSYPLAVFVWTLRNPSSQPLDLSLMLSWRNICGWFTNTDSSAEVHFRDDGSPEHNYAPAIGHSEGQRNDWVEDGNLKGVVLGGDVSSPVREGEGQWCIATSKQPGVSIQRCSRWNPSKDGSELWGSFSRDGSIPESNNNRRSGAAEPVSAALAVRCRLEPGQSLEIPVVISWDLPVTAFATGTSALRRYTDFFGTSGKNAAAIAAEGLNNWRQWKAQIETWQQPVLERSDLPEPLRMALFNELYDLCSGGSLWSAASSEDPVGRFGVLECLDYAWYESLDVRLYGSLALLQLWPELDKAVLRSFARAIPAADATPRPIGWYFTQGKGRVEAARKVKGATPHDLGAPNERPWDATNYTAYQDCNLWKDLASDYVLQVWRTFKLAPNGEDVRFLAECWPAAVEALRYLKTFDINGDGLPDNGGAPDQTFDDWPLKGVSAYCGALWIAALEAALAIAQQLQLSTGLDTSAEQQEFSGWLAQARGNFDTLLWNGEYYDIDAESGTPVVMADQLCGDFYARLLGLEPVVSEANSRSTLNAVRESCFEKFEGGSLGVANGLRRDGTPLDPNGTHPLEVWTGINFGIASYFRLMGETETALAITSAVVNQVYSGGLQFRTPEAITAVNTFRACHYLRAMAIWGVWATHTDWQRIPGAEAS encoded by the coding sequence ATGGCGCGCCTCGGCCTGTCCGCCCTGAAGTCTCTGCTGCGCCGCGCCGGCCTCAGTCGCTCCAAGCGCCCCCCGACCTGGCAGCCCCCAGCCGCGAGCTGGAGCCGCCCCTTTGGCCAGGGCTGGGAGACGCCCTACACCGTCCGCTACGCCAGCAACCTCGACGACGGCCCCAACCATGGGATGCCCTTAGGCGGCTTCGGCGCCGGCTGCATCGGCCGCGCCCCCGACGGCAACTTCAACCTCTGGCATCTCGATGGCGGCGAGCATTGGTTCGGGGTGTTGCCCGATTGCCAGTTCTCGTTGTTTGAGGACAACGGCAGCAGCAGCCGGGCCCATGCCCTGGCGGTCAAGCCCAGTCGTGATGACTCCCGGCCCGAGTCCAGCGCACCGCTGCAGAGCTGGGATTGGTATCCAGCCAGCACCGAGACAACCCACACCGGCACCTACTCCGCCCGTTACCCCCTGAGCTGGACCCAGTACCAAGGGGTCTTTGACGCCGAGGTCAGCTGCGAAGCCTTCAGCCCGATCCTGCCGGGCAACTACCAGCAGACCAGCTACCCGCTGGCGGTCTTTGTCTGGACCCTGCGCAACCCCAGCAGCCAGCCGCTGGATCTCTCCTTGATGCTCAGCTGGCGCAACATCTGCGGCTGGTTCACCAACACCGACTCCTCAGCGGAGGTGCACTTCCGCGATGACGGGAGCCCCGAGCACAACTACGCCCCGGCCATCGGCCACAGCGAGGGGCAGCGGAATGATTGGGTCGAGGACGGCAACCTCAAGGGAGTCGTCCTGGGCGGAGACGTCTCCAGCCCAGTGCGGGAAGGCGAGGGCCAGTGGTGCATCGCCACCAGCAAGCAGCCGGGGGTCAGCATCCAGCGCTGCAGCCGCTGGAATCCAAGCAAGGACGGCTCGGAGCTCTGGGGCAGTTTCAGCCGTGATGGCTCCATCCCTGAGAGCAACAACAACCGCCGCAGCGGAGCCGCTGAACCGGTCAGTGCGGCCCTGGCGGTGCGCTGCCGGCTGGAGCCCGGCCAGAGCCTTGAGATCCCCGTGGTGATCAGCTGGGATCTGCCGGTGACGGCCTTTGCCACCGGCACCAGCGCCCTGCGCCGCTACACCGATTTCTTCGGCACAAGCGGCAAAAATGCTGCCGCCATCGCCGCTGAAGGCCTGAACAACTGGCGCCAATGGAAAGCGCAGATCGAGACCTGGCAGCAGCCGGTGCTGGAGCGCAGTGATCTGCCCGAGCCGCTGCGGATGGCGCTGTTCAACGAGCTCTACGACCTCTGCAGCGGCGGCAGCCTCTGGAGTGCCGCGAGCAGTGAAGACCCCGTGGGGCGCTTCGGGGTGCTCGAGTGCCTCGACTACGCCTGGTACGAGAGCCTGGACGTGCGGCTCTACGGCTCCCTGGCGCTGCTACAGCTCTGGCCGGAACTCGATAAGGCGGTGCTTCGCAGTTTTGCCCGGGCCATCCCCGCGGCCGATGCCACCCCGCGGCCGATCGGTTGGTACTTCACCCAGGGCAAGGGCCGCGTCGAAGCCGCCCGCAAGGTCAAGGGAGCCACTCCCCATGACCTGGGGGCCCCAAATGAGCGCCCCTGGGATGCCACCAACTACACGGCCTACCAAGACTGCAACCTCTGGAAGGACCTGGCCAGCGACTACGTCCTGCAGGTCTGGCGCACCTTCAAGCTCGCCCCCAACGGAGAGGACGTGCGCTTCCTGGCGGAGTGCTGGCCGGCGGCGGTGGAAGCACTGCGCTACCTCAAGACCTTTGATATCAATGGCGACGGCCTACCCGACAACGGCGGCGCTCCCGATCAGACCTTTGATGACTGGCCGCTCAAGGGCGTCAGCGCCTACTGCGGCGCGCTCTGGATTGCTGCCCTGGAAGCGGCCCTGGCGATCGCCCAACAGCTGCAACTGAGCACGGGACTCGACACCTCGGCTGAACAACAGGAGTTCAGCGGTTGGCTGGCGCAAGCGCGAGGGAATTTCGACACGCTCCTCTGGAACGGCGAGTACTACGACATCGATGCCGAGAGCGGGACGCCGGTGGTGATGGCCGATCAGCTTTGCGGTGATTTCTATGCCCGCCTGCTGGGCCTGGAACCGGTGGTGAGCGAGGCCAACAGCCGCAGCACCTTGAACGCCGTCCGCGAGTCCTGCTTCGAAAAGTTCGAAGGCGGCAGCCTTGGGGTCGCCAATGGCCTGCGCCGCGATGGCACCCCCCTGGACCCCAACGGCACCCACCCCCTGGAGGTCTGGACCGGGATCAACTTCGGCATCGCCAGTTACTTCCGGCTGATGGGCGAGACCGAAACCGCCCTGGCCATCACCTCAGCGGTGGTCAACCAGGTCTATTCGGGGGGCCTGCAGTTCCGCACCCCCGAAGCGATCACGGCGGTGAACACCTTCCGCGCCTGCCACTACCTGCGGGCGATGGCGATCTGGGGGGTCTGGGCGACCCACACCGATTGGCAGCGGATCCCGGGAGCGGAGGCGAGCTAA
- the cbiE gene encoding precorrin-6y C5,15-methyltransferase (decarboxylating) subunit CbiE → MIEVIGTDAGAPASLPLDKQQLLRQATLVAAPHRLYESLQRWEGWSGAPLIASDQPAALIDQLQGQQQAVVLASGDPLWFGIGRLLIQGLGAERLRFHPSPCSLQLAFSRLARPWQNASWISLHGRDPAALAARLQQRPEALAVLTDPSRGGVAEVRELLRASGLEQAYGLWLCERLGHPEERVQRLAPAAELPRDLDPLHLVVLLAEPPEQPDPEQLPLIGIADGLYLQHPDRPGLMTKREVRIQLLADLDLPAAGVLWDLGAGVGSVGLEALRLRPALQLWALEQRGGSAALIASNAERLGVRPAAVVEGRAPEALADLPDPDRVLIGGGGRERAAVLAAVLERLRPGGVVVIPLATIEALAELRPVLEQAGLQVSISQHQAWRGAPLADGTRLAPLNPVLVLRGKKVAA, encoded by the coding sequence ATGATTGAGGTGATCGGCACCGACGCGGGCGCTCCGGCATCACTGCCCCTCGACAAGCAACAGCTGTTGCGCCAGGCCACCCTGGTGGCGGCCCCCCATCGCCTGTATGAATCGCTGCAGCGTTGGGAGGGTTGGAGTGGCGCCCCACTCATCGCGAGTGATCAGCCCGCTGCCCTGATCGATCAGCTCCAAGGACAGCAGCAGGCCGTGGTGCTGGCCAGTGGTGATCCCCTTTGGTTTGGCATTGGGCGCCTGTTGATCCAGGGTCTGGGGGCAGAGCGGCTGCGTTTCCATCCCTCCCCCTGCTCCCTCCAGCTCGCCTTCTCCCGGCTGGCTCGTCCCTGGCAGAACGCCAGCTGGATCAGCTTGCACGGGCGTGACCCAGCTGCCTTGGCTGCGCGCTTGCAGCAGCGCCCTGAAGCCCTGGCGGTGCTGACCGACCCCAGCCGCGGTGGGGTGGCGGAAGTGCGGGAGCTACTGCGGGCCTCCGGGCTGGAGCAGGCCTACGGGCTGTGGTTGTGTGAACGCCTCGGGCACCCGGAAGAGCGGGTGCAACGGCTGGCCCCTGCAGCGGAGCTGCCCCGGGATCTCGATCCGTTGCATCTAGTGGTCCTGCTGGCGGAGCCCCCAGAGCAGCCGGATCCCGAGCAGTTGCCCTTGATCGGGATTGCCGATGGGCTCTACCTGCAGCATCCCGATCGCCCTGGTCTAATGACCAAGCGGGAGGTGCGCATTCAGCTGTTGGCGGATCTAGATCTCCCTGCTGCAGGGGTCCTCTGGGATCTGGGGGCCGGGGTGGGCTCGGTTGGCCTGGAGGCACTGCGGCTCAGACCCGCCCTGCAGCTCTGGGCCTTAGAGCAACGGGGAGGGTCGGCTGCGTTGATTGCCTCCAATGCGGAGCGGTTGGGGGTGCGGCCAGCCGCAGTGGTGGAGGGCCGTGCTCCGGAGGCGCTGGCGGACCTGCCGGATCCGGATCGCGTGCTGATTGGTGGTGGCGGCCGCGAGCGTGCGGCGGTGCTGGCTGCGGTCCTGGAGCGGCTTAGGCCCGGTGGTGTGGTCGTGATTCCCCTGGCCACCATCGAGGCCCTGGCGGAACTGCGCCCCGTGCTCGAGCAGGCCGGCCTGCAGGTGAGCATCAGTCAACACCAGGCTTGGCGCGGTGCCCCGCTGGCGGATGGGACTCGGCTGGCCCCGCTTAATCCTGTCCTGGTGTTGAGGGGTAAAAAAGTCGCTGCTTAA
- a CDS encoding SDR family NAD(P)-dependent oxidoreductase, whose amino-acid sequence MNHQLAIVTGAGGGLGSELARILAAAQAHVVLVDCNLKAMDALVADLQDQGQSCSAYGCDLTDSAAIEDLIGRIEDEHSQIDVLVNCAGILGADAPMFAIESDDWDAVMAVNLKATWQLSTRVAKAMLERDVPGRIINISSSLGGRAQLNQIHYATSKAAVEHLTRNMAMELVTHNIRVNCLAPGWIATPMVSAILDGPDGERWRRSIPMRRAAQPHELAGSLLLLASQASSYMTGSVLRVDGGYAYRGIECSD is encoded by the coding sequence TTGAACCATCAGCTGGCCATCGTGACCGGAGCAGGTGGCGGTCTCGGCTCTGAATTAGCCCGGATCCTGGCCGCTGCTCAAGCTCATGTTGTTCTCGTTGATTGCAATCTGAAGGCGATGGATGCCCTCGTTGCAGATCTTCAAGACCAAGGGCAGTCCTGTTCAGCCTATGGGTGTGATCTCACCGACTCCGCGGCGATCGAAGACTTAATCGGAAGGATTGAGGATGAGCACAGTCAGATCGATGTTCTGGTGAATTGCGCGGGCATTCTTGGGGCCGACGCCCCGATGTTTGCCATTGAATCGGATGACTGGGACGCCGTGATGGCGGTCAATCTCAAAGCGACTTGGCAACTCTCAACCCGTGTTGCCAAGGCAATGCTGGAGCGTGATGTCCCGGGGCGGATCATCAACATCTCCTCATCGCTGGGGGGGCGAGCCCAACTCAATCAAATCCACTACGCCACTTCCAAAGCAGCCGTAGAACATCTCACTCGCAACATGGCCATGGAGCTTGTGACCCACAACATTCGGGTGAACTGCCTCGCACCGGGCTGGATTGCAACACCGATGGTTTCCGCCATCCTCGATGGCCCGGATGGTGAGCGCTGGCGCCGCTCCATCCCGATGAGACGGGCAGCCCAACCGCATGAGTTGGCCGGGTCGCTGCTCCTGCTTGCATCTCAGGCCTCGAGCTACATGACAGGAAGCGTGCTACGCGTTGATGGCGGTTACGCCTATCGCGGCATCGAGTGCAGCGATTAA
- a CDS encoding DUF192 domain-containing protein: MPTPALPPQQLPIEAQWCLQDKQPCIALEVARSQEQQRLGLQGRPPLAPLRGMWFPFPKPQPLRFWMHKTPASLDMVFLNGNRVIAIEANTTPCPNLPCRSYGPQGPGDGVVELGAGEAKRLGISVGSPVRIRPLMDHPRAIEQPTPRN; the protein is encoded by the coding sequence ATGCCAACCCCAGCCCTCCCTCCGCAACAGTTGCCGATTGAGGCGCAGTGGTGCCTGCAAGACAAACAGCCCTGCATTGCCCTGGAGGTGGCCCGCAGCCAAGAGCAGCAGCGACTGGGCCTGCAGGGCCGACCGCCCTTGGCTCCGCTTCGGGGGATGTGGTTTCCCTTCCCCAAGCCGCAACCCCTGCGCTTTTGGATGCACAAAACCCCGGCCTCCCTCGACATGGTCTTCCTTAATGGCAACCGGGTCATTGCCATTGAGGCCAACACGACTCCCTGCCCGAACCTGCCCTGCCGCAGCTACGGCCCCCAAGGCCCTGGAGATGGGGTGGTGGAGCTCGGAGCCGGAGAAGCCAAGCGGCTGGGGATCAGCGTGGGCAGCCCCGTCCGGATCAGACCGCTGATGGATCACCCCCGCGCGATTGAGCAACCAACTCCAAGGAACTGA
- a CDS encoding response regulator transcription factor, whose protein sequence is MNDAAVLLLGETPEALAERLSASGYRPLIGEAGRQQAAQDSCELVVLSAEWGARIPELRQSLGSIPMLLDIVEDSVAARSQVLLQGGDDFWLSAAGASDLLTRLRVHLKLQDKQRPPRDLLQLGDLTIVPSRHEVRRSGQSIALTAREYALLELLMQHAREVVSRERILATVWRDQQGTASNVIEVYVRYLRQKLETGGGKRLIHTVRGRGYCLSDGPPQLG, encoded by the coding sequence ATGAACGACGCCGCCGTCCTGCTGCTGGGGGAGACGCCAGAAGCCCTCGCCGAGCGACTGAGTGCATCGGGCTATCGCCCTCTGATCGGCGAGGCCGGCCGGCAGCAGGCCGCCCAAGACAGTTGTGAACTGGTGGTGCTCTCCGCCGAGTGGGGAGCACGCATCCCGGAGCTACGCCAAAGCCTGGGATCCATTCCGATGCTGCTGGACATCGTGGAAGACAGCGTCGCGGCCCGCTCCCAGGTGCTGCTCCAGGGCGGCGACGACTTCTGGCTGTCTGCTGCGGGCGCCAGTGACCTACTTACCCGGCTGCGGGTGCACCTGAAATTGCAGGACAAGCAGCGGCCACCTCGGGATCTGCTGCAACTGGGGGACCTGACGATCGTCCCGAGCCGCCACGAGGTGCGCCGCAGCGGCCAGAGCATCGCCCTAACCGCGCGGGAGTACGCGCTGCTGGAGCTGCTGATGCAGCACGCCCGCGAGGTGGTCAGCCGCGAGCGGATCCTGGCAACGGTCTGGAGAGATCAGCAGGGCACCGCGAGCAATGTGATTGAGGTTTATGTCCGCTACCTGCGTCAAAAGCTGGAGACCGGCGGCGGCAAGCGCCTGATCCACACCGTCCGCGGCCGGGGCTACTGCCTCAGCGACGGTCCGCCCCAGCTGGGCTGA